The proteins below are encoded in one region of Bremerella sp. P1:
- a CDS encoding DUF1552 domain-containing protein produces the protein MKRHITRRTLLRGLGVSMALPWMESVPVWADDTNANAGDAPLRFGVMFSGNGFHKDHFWAKGSGQEMETGQVLAPLADLREKMIFIRGLYNEEALKGNIHSSQTGNLLSGAALSSGGEIRSGTSIDQIIAQQYGNNTKVPSLVLGCEKSNPSVHKNYSMLYSSHISWSSPTTPTPLELYPALAFDRLFQEGARREDKSVLDAILADAKDLRRNISESDRRKLDEYLESVRDVEQRIERAGKRGEMQGWKPPLAGPNMARPADGIPQDIAEHMRLMCDIMVLGFQTDATRVCTLKLNNDHSSLRFSNLGIDYMIHHLLSHQESDDWLKVNQFFLKQVAYVAKKLDASQEGERTTLDNSLIMFCSSMLTGSHDATKLPVILLGKAGGKLETGRTLDYLNQPNRKMCSLYLSLMDKFDVKLDAFGDSAERLVEV, from the coding sequence ATGAAACGACATATCACACGACGTACGCTGCTTCGTGGTTTGGGTGTGAGCATGGCCTTGCCATGGATGGAATCGGTGCCGGTCTGGGCAGACGATACCAATGCCAACGCTGGCGACGCGCCGCTACGGTTTGGCGTCATGTTCTCAGGCAACGGGTTTCACAAAGATCACTTCTGGGCCAAGGGGAGCGGCCAGGAAATGGAAACCGGCCAGGTGCTGGCTCCGCTGGCCGATCTGCGCGAGAAGATGATCTTCATCCGCGGGCTGTACAATGAAGAAGCCCTGAAGGGAAACATCCACAGCTCGCAGACCGGCAACCTGCTTTCGGGCGCGGCACTCTCTTCCGGCGGCGAGATCCGCTCCGGCACGAGCATCGACCAGATCATCGCCCAGCAGTACGGAAATAACACGAAGGTCCCGAGCCTGGTACTGGGGTGCGAGAAGTCGAACCCGTCAGTGCACAAGAACTACTCGATGCTCTACAGCTCGCACATTTCGTGGAGCTCGCCGACGACACCAACCCCGCTTGAACTTTACCCGGCGCTGGCGTTCGATCGGCTCTTTCAGGAAGGTGCCCGGCGGGAAGACAAGAGCGTACTCGATGCGATCCTGGCCGACGCGAAAGACCTGCGGCGAAATATCAGCGAGTCCGATCGCCGCAAGCTGGACGAGTATCTCGAATCGGTCCGCGACGTCGAGCAGCGGATCGAAAGGGCTGGCAAGCGAGGCGAGATGCAAGGCTGGAAGCCGCCACTAGCTGGTCCCAACATGGCCCGCCCGGCCGATGGCATCCCGCAGGACATCGCCGAACACATGCGGCTGATGTGCGACATCATGGTGCTTGGTTTCCAGACGGACGCGACTCGCGTGTGCACGCTCAAGCTGAACAACGACCATTCGTCCTTGCGGTTCTCGAACCTGGGCATCGACTACATGATTCATCACCTCTTGTCGCACCAGGAATCAGATGACTGGCTGAAGGTCAACCAGTTCTTCCTCAAGCAGGTTGCCTACGTAGCCAAGAAGCTGGATGCCAGCCAGGAAGGGGAGCGGACCACGCTCGACAACTCGCTGATCATGTTCTGCTCGAGCATGCTGACCGGCAGCCACGACGCGACCAAGCTACCGGTGATCCTACTGGGCAAAGCTGGCGGCAAGCTGGAGACCGGGCGAACGCTCGACTACCTCAACCAACCGAACCGCAAGATGTGCAGCTTGTACCTGTCGCTGATGGATAAGTTCGATGTGAAGCTGGATGCGTTTGGGGATTCGGCCGAGCGGCTGGTGGAAGTTTAG
- a CDS encoding SMI1/KNR4 family protein, whose amino-acid sequence MNRISTTLIVLFTATCLVGCASQIDESANHLGNESTSGSAEKTMLNITTIDGAPKLTEEVLAGFEEKYQCRLPNDYRRFMLENNGGFPSPDCVTFQEAGRTTASDVFCFHCITDERPWASMQWHWDTFAGRLPKDTLPIAHDSCGNLWLLSVSPDHGNAVIFWDHGTFDNFDETDFDAWPQVANSFDEFLGRLSEYRPLPEDEELLSRYALVKRAVEGMAKQSPDFDKYTAVDAAWHCDYSEDGRVQMQLVNYVPHAAVTHTDGYSRLRASKGLNEEGPARLPK is encoded by the coding sequence ATGAATCGAATTTCCACGACATTGATAGTTCTATTCACAGCAACCTGTCTGGTCGGTTGCGCGTCCCAAATCGATGAGTCGGCGAACCACTTGGGCAACGAGTCGACCAGTGGTAGTGCTGAGAAGACCATGCTGAACATCACGACAATTGACGGGGCTCCAAAGCTCACCGAAGAAGTGTTGGCAGGCTTCGAGGAAAAATACCAATGCCGTCTGCCCAACGACTACCGGCGTTTCATGCTGGAAAACAATGGTGGTTTTCCGTCCCCCGATTGCGTCACGTTCCAAGAAGCTGGGCGGACGACAGCGTCGGATGTATTTTGCTTTCACTGCATCACTGACGAACGGCCTTGGGCCAGCATGCAGTGGCACTGGGACACGTTTGCCGGTCGACTGCCGAAAGATACGCTTCCCATCGCGCACGATTCATGCGGCAACCTTTGGCTGCTGAGTGTTAGTCCCGACCATGGCAACGCGGTCATCTTCTGGGACCATGGCACGTTTGACAACTTCGACGAGACCGACTTCGATGCTTGGCCGCAGGTCGCCAACAGCTTCGATGAGTTTCTTGGTCGCCTTAGCGAATATCGGCCGCTGCCGGAAGATGAAGAACTTCTTAGCAGATATGCCCTCGTCAAAAGGGCGGTTGAGGGTATGGCCAAACAGTCCCCCGATTTCGATAAATACACGGCGGTCGACGCCGCCTGGCATTGTGACTACAGTGAAGATGGTAGAGTCCAAATGCAGTTGGTGAATTACGTACCGCACGCTGCCGTGACGCATACCGACGGGTATTCCCGCCTGCGTGCCTCGAAGGGACTCAACGAGGAAGGTCCAGCCCGCTTGCCGAAGTAG
- a CDS encoding DUF1501 domain-containing protein translates to MSINPLPKRREFLYGLGASLGSVAFSSLLAAEENQAVGTEPRKGHLPAKAKNCIFLTMEGGPSHIDTFDPKPKLEQLHLKEFTRSGEQKSAMESGKRYYVQSPFKFKKVGQSGADMAENWSHLAGVADEICFFRGCQVDSVNHPTAMYQLNCGNRFGGDPGVGAWVNYGLGSENQNLPGFIVLPEVSYPQGGAANWSNGYLPAQFQGTPLRPKGSPILDLFPPDGITAEHQRKNLDLIAQLNQQHQKRHAYHDELGARMESYELAFRMQMQVPDVLDLKQEPQETLDLYGVGKEPTDSFGRKCLLARKLVQQGVRFVQLYHGSWDSHDYIERAHGNLVGAVDQPIAALIADLKRTGLLDETLIVWCGEFGRTPDNGVRGGTAYGRDHNPHAMTYWLAGGGVNAGHTIGATDETGMEAVENVAHIRDFHVTLLRLLGLDDNKLTYYHAGRFKQLSQFGGKVIPELIA, encoded by the coding sequence ATGTCTATTAACCCACTGCCCAAGCGACGCGAATTCCTGTACGGCCTGGGTGCCAGCCTGGGGAGTGTTGCGTTCAGTTCGTTGCTCGCGGCCGAAGAAAACCAGGCCGTCGGGACCGAGCCGCGCAAAGGTCACCTGCCAGCCAAGGCCAAGAACTGCATTTTCCTGACCATGGAAGGTGGTCCGTCTCACATCGATACGTTCGATCCCAAGCCGAAGCTCGAGCAGCTGCACTTGAAGGAATTCACCCGCAGCGGCGAGCAGAAGTCGGCGATGGAAAGTGGTAAACGCTACTACGTGCAAAGCCCCTTCAAGTTCAAGAAGGTGGGCCAGTCGGGCGCCGACATGGCCGAAAACTGGTCGCACCTGGCCGGCGTGGCCGACGAAATCTGCTTCTTCCGCGGCTGTCAGGTCGACAGCGTCAATCACCCGACCGCGATGTACCAGCTCAACTGCGGCAACCGCTTCGGCGGCGACCCTGGCGTCGGGGCGTGGGTCAATTACGGCCTCGGATCGGAAAACCAGAACCTCCCCGGCTTCATCGTCCTGCCCGAAGTCAGTTATCCTCAAGGAGGCGCGGCGAACTGGAGCAACGGTTATTTGCCGGCTCAGTTCCAGGGAACCCCGCTGCGTCCGAAGGGCTCGCCGATTCTGGATTTGTTCCCGCCGGATGGCATCACCGCGGAGCATCAGCGGAAGAACCTTGACCTGATCGCGCAGCTCAATCAGCAGCATCAAAAGCGGCACGCCTACCACGACGAGCTGGGTGCCCGGATGGAAAGCTACGAGCTGGCCTTCCGCATGCAGATGCAAGTGCCAGACGTCTTGGACCTGAAGCAGGAACCGCAGGAAACGCTTGACCTATACGGCGTCGGCAAGGAGCCGACCGACTCGTTCGGCCGCAAGTGCCTGCTCGCGCGCAAGCTCGTCCAGCAAGGCGTGCGTTTCGTGCAGCTCTATCACGGTTCATGGGACAGCCACGACTACATCGAGCGGGCCCACGGCAATCTGGTAGGCGCCGTCGATCAGCCAATCGCCGCGCTGATTGCCGACTTGAAGCGAACCGGTCTACTCGACGAAACCCTGATCGTCTGGTGCGGCGAGTTCGGCCGCACACCGGATAATGGTGTCCGCGGCGGAACGGCCTACGGCCGCGATCACAATCCGCACGCGATGACCTACTGGCTGGCCGGGGGCGGAGTCAACGCAGGCCACACGATCGGCGCGACCGACGAGACCGGCATGGAGGCGGTCGAGAACGTCGCCCACATCCGCGACTTCCATGTAACCCTCTTGCGGCTGTTAGGCTTGGACGACAACAAGCTCACCTACTACCACGCCGGGCGTTTCAAGCAGCTGAGCCAGTTCGGCGGGAAGGTGATTCCGGAACTGATTGCTTAG
- a CDS encoding DUF1592 domain-containing protein, with the protein MPSSLPTLGFIVRVFSVVLITASAGYAFGQTPEPFSRLADEYQQDVHPLLKTYCIDCHSTADKQGELDLEQFASLADVRRDPAKWQGVRQMINSGEMPPEESDPLSPAQHKQLAQWIDGYLTAEAKANAGDPGPVVLRRLNNAEYTYTIQDLTGVPLEPAKEFPVDGAAGEGFTNTGNALVMSPALVQKYLDAGKEIAQHAVLLPDGFRFSPGTTRRDWTDEILADIRGIYFQHIRDVGNAHALDRWNVSDPKRIMAQEGRVDLAPYFAALIEHRDQLQNDLAQAPRIAEQSHLNAKYFTLLAEMLCQEEAASPLVADLRQRFHSADASQAQALANHVRAWQDVLWKFNSVGHFGSIRPSQEAVTPLSPEQTFRIPIDGSKSFKRYLNAVSLTGDAKADVLWERPRIERKGRQPILLHDLPPMIAAMQAARKEVVANSPRYLQAAWQIKQAGQKVDIKALSAEQGLHAGVLQQWLQLLGVSWKETLPSIELLPQAINNVSGKTKVSGWGSPGLDALSVVGNGSDEMVLIPGQLKAHGIAAHPRPERWVAAAWQAPVDGTFRIDAIVRDAHDACGNGASWWLEHHRPGTTTILQSGNIDSGATAKIETIAEFAVSRGDRIALKIGPRDANHYCDLTEINLTLHERGGEARTWDLAADCSADLGTANPHPDQLGNAATWVFYSGMLDGQPSTNAFPQGSLLAQWQAAESEAAAKQLAQQINAKIKHAAGTEPLDEADYLYVDLIAWNGPLVADAVEPIRAIEVLTSPSAPEVDIPGELFEGAEFVVTAKPKSPAAVVQVSVTSAPAQGLLPEGAFIGEARNLDRLKRICDDFRHTFPAIVCYPQIVPVDEVVTLVLFHREDQELARLMLSEEEQVRLDQLWQQLRYVSRDALDITVSLEQLLEFATQDGDPTIFNPLLEPIENRAAAFRQQLVDTEPVHVDALVRFAAKAYRRPLRKEDEQAIRDLYAELRGQNLSHDQAFRLSLARVLASPAFLYRTETPGPGKTPVPVTDFQLATRLSYFLGSSTPDEPLREAAATGELHSPDALLAHTRRMLKDERTRRLSIQFACQWLHIRDFDTFDEKSEQHYPQFADLRGDMYEESVLFMQDLLQNNGSILDILQADHTFLNESLAKHYGIPNVTEDQWRKVEGIRQYGRGGILGQATVLAKNSGASRTSPILRGNWISETLLGQRLPRPPLNVPVLPEVAPEGLTERQLIEMHSSVNECAKCHKRIDPYGFALEQFDTIGTFRSKDAHGLPIDTKSTLMDGTDVEGLAGIRDYLADVRRETFVRQFCRKLLGYALGRSVQLSDEPLLDEIYQALSENDFRVHVAIEKIVLSPQFRQIRGGAFVGIE; encoded by the coding sequence ATGCCTTCCTCGCTTCCTACTCTGGGCTTTATCGTCCGTGTCTTTTCGGTTGTGCTCATTACCGCCAGCGCCGGTTATGCCTTCGGCCAAACGCCTGAGCCGTTCTCGCGTCTGGCCGACGAGTACCAGCAAGACGTTCATCCACTGCTGAAGACGTACTGCATCGATTGTCACTCGACCGCTGACAAGCAAGGGGAACTCGATCTCGAACAGTTCGCCAGCCTGGCCGATGTTCGACGTGATCCGGCGAAGTGGCAAGGCGTGCGGCAGATGATCAATAGCGGCGAGATGCCGCCGGAAGAGAGCGATCCGCTCAGTCCTGCTCAGCACAAGCAGCTTGCACAGTGGATCGACGGTTACCTCACGGCCGAAGCGAAGGCCAACGCTGGCGATCCTGGCCCGGTCGTGCTGCGGCGGCTGAACAACGCCGAGTACACCTACACGATTCAAGACCTGACCGGCGTGCCTCTCGAGCCAGCCAAAGAGTTCCCCGTGGATGGTGCCGCCGGCGAAGGCTTCACCAACACTGGCAACGCCCTGGTGATGTCGCCGGCGCTGGTTCAGAAGTATTTGGATGCCGGCAAGGAGATCGCCCAGCACGCAGTGCTGCTGCCCGATGGCTTTCGCTTCTCGCCAGGCACCACGCGGCGCGACTGGACCGATGAGATTCTGGCCGACATTCGCGGCATATACTTCCAGCACATTCGCGACGTCGGCAACGCCCACGCGCTCGACCGCTGGAACGTGAGCGATCCCAAACGAATCATGGCCCAGGAAGGACGCGTCGATCTCGCTCCTTACTTCGCCGCGCTGATCGAGCACCGCGACCAACTGCAAAACGATCTCGCCCAGGCACCACGCATCGCCGAGCAAAGTCACCTCAACGCCAAGTACTTCACACTGCTGGCCGAGATGCTTTGCCAAGAAGAAGCGGCGTCGCCGCTCGTGGCCGATCTTCGCCAGCGGTTTCACTCGGCCGATGCTTCCCAGGCTCAGGCACTGGCCAACCACGTACGCGCCTGGCAGGACGTGCTGTGGAAGTTCAACTCGGTCGGTCACTTCGGCAGTATTCGCCCGTCGCAAGAAGCGGTCACGCCCCTTTCGCCGGAGCAGACCTTCCGTATTCCCATCGATGGCAGCAAGTCGTTTAAGCGCTATCTCAATGCCGTCAGCTTGACCGGCGATGCGAAAGCAGACGTCCTGTGGGAGCGACCGCGCATTGAACGCAAAGGACGCCAGCCGATCTTGCTTCACGACTTGCCCCCCATGATTGCGGCCATGCAGGCCGCGCGGAAGGAAGTCGTCGCTAACTCGCCGCGCTACCTACAAGCCGCCTGGCAGATCAAACAAGCAGGCCAGAAGGTCGACATCAAAGCACTGTCCGCCGAGCAAGGTCTTCACGCTGGCGTGCTCCAGCAGTGGCTGCAACTGCTGGGGGTCTCTTGGAAGGAAACCTTGCCCAGCATCGAACTCCTTCCACAGGCGATCAACAACGTTAGCGGCAAGACAAAAGTCAGCGGCTGGGGCAGCCCTGGTCTGGATGCCTTGTCGGTCGTGGGCAACGGAAGCGATGAGATGGTCCTCATTCCCGGTCAGCTCAAAGCGCACGGCATCGCCGCACATCCCCGGCCTGAGCGCTGGGTTGCTGCGGCATGGCAAGCCCCAGTGGATGGAACGTTCCGAATCGATGCAATCGTGCGAGATGCCCACGATGCCTGCGGCAACGGGGCCTCCTGGTGGCTCGAACATCATCGGCCTGGGACGACAACCATCCTGCAATCGGGCAACATCGACTCCGGCGCTACGGCCAAGATTGAAACGATTGCTGAGTTCGCCGTTTCGCGTGGCGATCGCATTGCGCTGAAGATCGGTCCTCGCGACGCGAATCACTACTGCGACTTGACCGAGATCAATCTCACGCTGCACGAGCGAGGCGGCGAGGCTCGCACGTGGGACCTGGCCGCTGACTGTTCCGCCGACTTGGGCACGGCCAATCCGCATCCCGATCAGCTCGGCAATGCCGCGACGTGGGTCTTTTACAGTGGGATGCTTGATGGTCAGCCTTCTACCAACGCTTTTCCGCAAGGTTCGCTTCTGGCCCAGTGGCAAGCGGCCGAAAGTGAAGCGGCCGCCAAGCAGCTCGCTCAGCAAATCAACGCGAAGATCAAGCACGCCGCCGGCACAGAGCCGCTCGACGAAGCCGATTATTTGTACGTCGACCTGATTGCCTGGAACGGACCGCTCGTTGCGGATGCTGTCGAACCGATTCGTGCGATCGAAGTTCTCACGAGCCCAAGTGCCCCCGAGGTCGATATCCCCGGCGAGCTGTTCGAGGGAGCGGAATTCGTCGTCACGGCAAAACCGAAGTCGCCGGCCGCCGTGGTTCAGGTTTCCGTCACGTCCGCTCCCGCGCAGGGACTTCTGCCTGAGGGTGCCTTCATTGGCGAGGCCCGGAACCTCGATCGACTGAAGCGCATCTGCGATGACTTTCGTCACACCTTCCCGGCGATCGTTTGTTATCCGCAGATTGTCCCGGTGGACGAAGTGGTGACGCTGGTTCTTTTCCACCGTGAAGACCAAGAGCTGGCGCGGCTGATGCTCAGCGAAGAGGAGCAGGTCCGGCTCGATCAACTCTGGCAACAGCTGCGTTATGTCAGCCGCGATGCCCTCGATATCACGGTCTCTTTGGAACAGCTGCTGGAGTTCGCCACGCAGGACGGCGATCCGACTATCTTCAATCCACTACTCGAGCCGATCGAGAACCGTGCCGCCGCGTTTCGTCAGCAGTTGGTCGATACCGAGCCGGTTCATGTCGACGCGTTGGTTCGCTTCGCCGCCAAGGCCTATCGGCGACCGCTTCGCAAGGAAGACGAACAGGCGATCCGTGATCTCTACGCGGAGCTTCGCGGTCAGAACCTTTCCCATGACCAGGCGTTTCGTTTGTCGCTGGCTCGCGTATTGGCATCGCCTGCGTTTCTATACCGCACCGAAACACCCGGCCCAGGCAAAACGCCTGTGCCGGTCACGGACTTTCAGCTAGCCACACGGCTAAGCTATTTCCTGGGGTCTTCGACGCCGGACGAACCCCTACGCGAAGCGGCGGCAACCGGCGAGCTCCACTCGCCGGACGCGTTGTTAGCTCACACGCGGCGGATGCTAAAGGACGAACGCACGCGGCGGCTCTCGATTCAGTTTGCCTGCCAGTGGCTGCACATTCGCGACTTCGACACGTTCGACGAGAAGAGTGAGCAGCACTATCCGCAGTTTGCCGATCTTCGCGGTGACATGTACGAAGAGTCGGTTCTGTTCATGCAGGACTTGCTGCAAAACAACGGCTCGATCCTCGACATCCTGCAGGCCGACCACACCTTTTTGAACGAGTCGCTAGCCAAGCATTACGGCATTCCCAATGTGACCGAGGACCAGTGGCGGAAGGTCGAAGGCATTCGGCAGTATGGACGCGGCGGCATCCTCGGTCAGGCAACCGTGTTGGCGAAGAACTCAGGAGCGTCGCGCACCAGCCCGATTCTTCGTGGCAACTGGATCTCCGAAACGCTGCTGGGCCAACGACTGCCACGGCCGCCGCTGAATGTGCCGGTGCTTCCGGAGGTTGCCCCCGAAGGGCTGACCGAGCGGCAGTTGATCGAGATGCACTCAAGCGTCAACGAGTGTGCGAAGTGCCACAAGCGGATCGATCCGTATGGGTTTGCCCTGGAGCAGTTCGACACGATCGGTACCTTCCGCAGTAAAGATGCCCACGGCCTGCCGATCGATACGAAGTCGACCCTCATGGATGGGACCGATGTCGAGGGGCTCGCTGGCATTCGCGACTACCTGGCAGACGTGCGGCGCGAGACTTTCGTGCGTCAATTCTGCCGCAAGCTATTGGGGTATGCCTTGGGGCGTTCGGTCCAGCTTTCGGACGAACCCCTGTTAGACGAGATTTATCAGGCACTTTCGGAAAACGACTTCCGCGTTCATGTTGCCATTGAGAAAATAGTGTTGAGCCCTCAGTTCCGACAGATTCGCGGCGGCGCGTTTGTCGGCATCGAGTAG
- a CDS encoding TIM barrel protein codes for MKSHPLLCVLVFFLCLPLASAGEPDVLQQDNLVAWCIVPFDAAKRTPQERAAMLKELGITKCAYDWRAEHVATFEDEIKAYQKEGIEFFAFWRTHDKALELFAKYDLHPQIWDMIPQPGADTQEAKVEEAANRLKAVAERTKQADLPLGLYNHGGWGGEPANMVAVCQKLREMGYDHVGIVYNFHHGHEHIADWPEVFAMMKPYLICLNLNGMNDKAQPKILGIGKGKHERAMIAAIAASDYDGPIGILDHRNELDAKESLQENLTGLATVRKELANEAK; via the coding sequence ATGAAGTCTCATCCCCTGCTTTGCGTCCTCGTGTTCTTTCTTTGCTTGCCACTCGCTTCTGCGGGTGAGCCGGACGTGCTGCAGCAAGACAATCTTGTCGCCTGGTGCATTGTCCCATTCGATGCCGCGAAGCGAACGCCCCAGGAGCGTGCCGCGATGCTCAAGGAACTCGGCATCACGAAGTGCGCCTACGACTGGCGAGCCGAGCACGTGGCCACGTTCGAGGACGAGATCAAAGCGTATCAAAAGGAAGGGATCGAATTCTTCGCGTTTTGGCGCACGCATGACAAGGCGCTGGAACTGTTCGCCAAGTACGACCTGCATCCGCAGATCTGGGACATGATTCCACAACCGGGTGCCGACACGCAGGAAGCCAAGGTCGAAGAGGCCGCCAACCGGCTGAAAGCGGTCGCCGAACGCACTAAGCAGGCCGACCTTCCGCTGGGCCTCTACAATCACGGCGGCTGGGGAGGCGAGCCGGCAAACATGGTGGCCGTTTGCCAAAAGCTACGCGAAATGGGGTACGACCATGTGGGGATCGTCTACAACTTCCATCACGGTCACGAGCACATCGCCGACTGGCCGGAAGTGTTTGCGATGATGAAGCCGTACCTGATTTGCTTGAACTTGAACGGCATGAACGATAAAGCTCAGCCGAAGATCTTGGGCATCGGTAAAGGAAAGCACGAACGGGCCATGATCGCAGCGATTGCCGCCAGCGATTACGACGGCCCGATCGGAATTCTGGATCATCGCAACGAACTTGACGCGAAGGAATCGTTGCAGGAAAACCTGACGGGGCTGGCTACGGTTCGCAAGGAATTGGCGAACGAAGCGAAGTAA
- a CDS encoding Gfo/Idh/MocA family protein — protein MAFGFGIIGTGMIAEFHAKAIADIPDAKLIGCYNRTTEKAKKFAEEQGITAYDTLEEMLANPEIHVVTICTASGAHMEPGVAAAKAGKHVIVEKPLDVTLARCDAIIDACRENNVKLATIFPSRFHGPSTEMKKAIDEGRFGTLSLGDAYVKWFRTQEYYDSGAWRGTWQLDGGGALMNQAIHSVDLLCWLMGDVASITANCSLIGHERIEVEDVAVASLKFKNGALGTIEASTAVYPGYLKRIEIHGTKGSAVMEEEDIKSWDFADPTEEDEAIKERLAGKTETGGGAADPKAIGHHGHRAQFEDLLAAVKEDREPAINGPEGRRSVEVILAIYQAAATGQRVDFPLKKDPDLSGWMPGK, from the coding sequence CGACATCCCCGATGCCAAGCTGATCGGCTGCTACAACCGCACCACGGAAAAGGCCAAGAAGTTCGCCGAAGAGCAGGGCATTACCGCCTATGACACGCTCGAAGAAATGCTGGCCAACCCCGAGATCCATGTCGTCACGATCTGCACGGCCAGTGGTGCTCACATGGAACCAGGCGTAGCCGCCGCGAAAGCCGGCAAGCACGTCATCGTCGAGAAGCCGCTCGACGTGACCCTCGCCCGCTGCGATGCGATCATCGATGCGTGCCGCGAGAACAACGTCAAGCTCGCCACAATTTTCCCCAGCCGCTTCCATGGTCCTTCGACCGAAATGAAGAAGGCTATCGACGAAGGCCGCTTCGGGACACTTTCGCTGGGCGATGCTTACGTGAAGTGGTTCCGCACCCAAGAGTACTACGACAGTGGTGCCTGGCGTGGCACATGGCAACTGGACGGGGGCGGTGCCCTGATGAATCAGGCGATCCACAGCGTCGACCTTTTGTGCTGGTTGATGGGTGACGTTGCGTCGATCACGGCCAACTGCAGCCTGATCGGGCACGAGCGGATCGAAGTCGAAGATGTCGCCGTCGCTTCGCTGAAGTTCAAGAATGGCGCGCTGGGCACCATCGAAGCCAGCACGGCCGTTTACCCTGGCTACCTCAAGCGAATCGAGATCCACGGCACCAAGGGCTCGGCCGTGATGGAAGAAGAAGACATCAAAAGTTGGGACTTCGCCGATCCGACCGAAGAAGACGAAGCGATCAAAGAGCGGCTGGCCGGTAAAACCGAAACCGGGGGCGGTGCCGCCGACCCCAAGGCCATCGGCCACCATGGCCACCGAGCCCAGTTTGAAGACCTGTTGGCCGCCGTCAAGGAAGATCGCGAACCAGCGATCAACGGCCCGGAAGGTCGCCGTTCAGTCGAAGTGATCCTGGCGATTTATCAAGCCGCAGCCACCGGTCAACGCGTTGACTTCCCCCTGAAAAAAGACCCCGACCTCAGCGGCTGGATGCCAGGGAAGTAG